A stretch of Cicer arietinum cultivar CDC Frontier isolate Library 1 chromosome 5, Cicar.CDCFrontier_v2.0, whole genome shotgun sequence DNA encodes these proteins:
- the LOC140920416 gene encoding secreted RxLR effector protein 161-like, with translation MEINAKLGIEIEEELVDSTLLKQVVGSLRYLCNTRPDICYSLGVVSRFMERPKHSHWLAVKRIMRYIQGTIGHGIMFAIDLKHENEDLVGYSYSDWCGDKNDRMSTSGYVFKFMKSPIAWSSKKQHLITLSSCEAEYIVSRYAVCQSLWLESLTT, from the coding sequence ATGGAGATCAATGCAAAGCTGGGAATAGAAATTGAAGAAGAACTGGTTGATTCGACCTTATTGAAACAAGTTGTTGGTTCTCTAAGATACTTGTGCAATACAAGGCCTGACATCTGCTATAGTTTGGGTGTGGTAAGCAGATTCATGGAGAGACCCAAGCACTCTCATTGGTTGGCAGTTAAGAGAATCATGAGATATATCCAAGGCACAATTGGGCATGGCATTATGTTTGCAATAGATTTGAAACATGAAAATGAAGACTTAGTGGGATATTCATATTCAGATTGGTGTGGAGACAAGAATGATAGAATGAGCACTTCAGGATATGTGTTCAAATTCATGAAATCACCAATAGCATGGAGCTCAAAGAAGCAGCATTTGATAACACTATCATCATGTGAAGCTGAGTATATTGTTAGCAGATATGCAGTCTGCCAATCATTGTGGTTGGAGTCATTAACAACATAG